In a genomic window of Pseudoglutamicibacter albus:
- a CDS encoding MDR family MFS transporter: MSHSAKIQSLTALIIAMFVGMIANTVVSTSMPRIVHDLGGTQAQYSWVIAASMLAMTVTVPIWGKLSDLLDRKMLMQVSLAIFVSATAFAGFSQSIDMLIGARVFQGIGIGGTMTLSQIVMADVISPRERGKYMGVFGAVMAFATVGGPLLGGWITDTFTWRYNFYIALPVAIVAFVMLQTRLHLPEQERRRFRLDVWGLVLLSGGISLFLIWVTMGGSGPSAMFPWKSVETLWMTSASAILLIAFVFVELRTDEPLLDLRLFKNRTFTLSVVGSIAVGLAMFGSTVYLSQFMIMARGASPTMAGVMTIPIMAGSMISGNVVGLIITRTGAWKPYVIACSVMLVAGLGLMSVVRADTNYWFMAALMFLMGAGMGGTMQNFVLLTQNAVHPRVMGVASSAVAFFRSMGGTVGIAWLGGVLANLAPSLIADRQQDLMGAIAKLPAGERASIMEMQRSGELPAPSMLPDSVATIIEHAYGEAIAHLFLYAAPIAALGLLAAIFIPNLSLSTHTRHEELARAAGESADKVTDHSGKAEELDGRVARQEVRGDV; the protein is encoded by the coding sequence ATGTCTCACAGCGCCAAAATCCAGTCCCTGACTGCGCTGATCATCGCGATGTTCGTGGGCATGATCGCCAACACGGTCGTCTCAACCTCGATGCCGCGCATCGTTCACGACCTCGGCGGTACACAGGCACAGTATTCGTGGGTCATCGCCGCTTCAATGCTCGCGATGACGGTCACCGTCCCCATCTGGGGCAAGCTATCTGACCTGCTGGACCGCAAAATGTTGATGCAGGTTTCGCTCGCGATCTTCGTCTCAGCAACAGCGTTCGCCGGCTTTTCACAATCCATCGACATGCTCATCGGTGCCCGCGTATTCCAGGGCATCGGCATCGGCGGAACCATGACGTTGTCGCAGATCGTGATGGCGGACGTCATCTCGCCACGCGAACGCGGCAAGTACATGGGTGTTTTCGGCGCCGTCATGGCGTTCGCTACCGTTGGCGGCCCACTGCTGGGCGGGTGGATCACCGACACGTTCACGTGGCGTTACAACTTCTACATCGCGCTCCCGGTTGCGATCGTCGCGTTCGTCATGCTCCAGACGCGCCTGCACCTTCCGGAGCAAGAACGTCGCCGTTTCCGCCTCGATGTGTGGGGCCTGGTTCTGCTCTCTGGCGGCATCTCCTTGTTCCTCATCTGGGTCACGATGGGCGGCAGCGGCCCCAGCGCGATGTTCCCTTGGAAGTCCGTTGAAACGCTGTGGATGACCAGCGCATCGGCTATCTTGCTGATCGCATTCGTGTTCGTTGAGCTGCGCACCGATGAGCCGCTTTTGGACCTGCGACTGTTCAAGAACCGTACGTTCACGCTTTCAGTGGTCGGTTCGATCGCTGTTGGGCTCGCGATGTTCGGTTCGACCGTGTACTTGTCTCAGTTCATGATCATGGCGCGCGGCGCAAGCCCAACCATGGCGGGTGTCATGACCATCCCGATCATGGCGGGAAGCATGATCTCCGGCAACGTCGTCGGTTTGATCATCACCCGCACGGGCGCGTGGAAACCGTATGTGATCGCGTGCTCGGTCATGTTGGTGGCGGGTCTCGGGTTGATGTCTGTGGTTCGCGCGGACACGAATTACTGGTTCATGGCGGCGCTCATGTTCCTCATGGGCGCGGGCATGGGCGGCACGATGCAGAACTTTGTACTCTTGACCCAGAACGCTGTGCATCCGCGGGTCATGGGGGTCGCGTCGTCGGCTGTGGCTTTCTTCCGTTCGATGGGCGGAACCGTTGGTATCGCGTGGCTCGGCGGTGTGCTCGCTAACCTTGCGCCGTCGTTGATCGCTGATCGTCAGCAGGATCTGATGGGCGCTATCGCTAAGCTTCCTGCCGGTGAGCGGGCCTCGATTATGGAGATGCAAAGATCGGGCGAGCTTCCGGCGCCAAGCATGTTGCCTGATTCGGTTGCGACCATCATCGAGCACGCCTACGGCGAAGCGATTGCGCATCTGTTCCTGTATGCGGCCCCGATTGCCGCACTTGGCTTGCTGGCGGCGATCTTTATTCCGAACCTGAGCTTGTCGACGCACACCCGTCATGAAGAGCTAGCTCGCGCGGCTGGAGAATCCGCCGATAAAGTTACGGATCATAGCGGCAAAGCTGAAGAGCTTGACGGCCGAGTAGCACGGCAGGAGGTGCGCGGCGATGTCTGA
- a CDS encoding MarR family winged helix-turn-helix transcriptional regulator encodes MSDVHSDEFAEQLRSLTREYRILLAAARRSFREQAAALDASLQPFDGAVASALYRQCMETDSETPDTGMTVTEISEVVDADKSMVSRAIKRLESADLLVRTTDPKDARSFLLSLSDVARERLQEYALKRQKESAAMFEEWTLEEVSTFAALMKKLNDSRVRPLGKEPQ; translated from the coding sequence ATGTCTGATGTGCATAGCGATGAGTTCGCAGAGCAGCTGCGTTCACTGACCCGCGAGTATCGGATTTTGTTGGCTGCGGCTCGCCGGAGTTTCCGCGAGCAGGCGGCGGCTTTGGATGCGTCACTTCAACCGTTCGATGGGGCTGTTGCCTCGGCGCTGTACCGCCAGTGCATGGAGACCGATAGTGAGACCCCTGATACCGGGATGACGGTCACTGAGATTTCCGAGGTTGTTGACGCGGATAAGTCGATGGTTTCGCGTGCGATCAAGCGGCTGGAATCGGCGGACCTGTTGGTTCGGACCACGGATCCGAAGGATGCCCGAAGCTTCCTGTTGTCCCTCAGCGATGTAGCCCGGGAGCGGCTCCAGGAATATGCTCTGAAGCGGCAAAAAGAGTCGGCGGCCATGTTTGAAGAGTGGACTCTTGAAGAAGTTTCGACGTTCGCAGCGCTCATGAAGAAACTCAACGACAGCCGCGTCCGTCCCTTGGGCAAAGAGCCTCAGTAA
- a CDS encoding DNA-3-methyladenine glycosylase I translates to MDQPATGSENRPRTAWALQDPLLTEYYDTEWGRPVTSERGLYERIVLESFQSGLSWLTVLKKRDALREVFAGFDPEVVAGFTEEDIDRLLGDARIIRNRAKIEAAITNAQATVALRDAGGLPAFVWRHTPEQSCVPTTEDEIPSQSVESRELAKDLRKHGFRFVGPVTAFALMCAVGMVDAHVTSSHLRGVCGLRDAAGQLTEDGRRFVYELTATSR, encoded by the coding sequence GTGGATCAGCCAGCAACCGGCAGCGAGAACCGACCCCGCACAGCATGGGCATTGCAAGACCCGCTTCTCACCGAGTACTACGACACCGAATGGGGCCGCCCCGTCACGAGCGAGCGCGGACTCTATGAGCGGATAGTCCTTGAGTCCTTCCAGTCAGGGCTTTCGTGGCTCACGGTTTTGAAGAAGCGCGATGCCCTCCGCGAGGTCTTCGCAGGCTTCGATCCAGAGGTAGTCGCCGGGTTCACGGAAGAGGACATCGACCGGTTGCTGGGCGACGCTCGGATCATCCGCAACCGTGCCAAGATCGAGGCCGCGATCACCAACGCTCAAGCCACGGTTGCTCTGCGTGATGCGGGAGGGTTGCCAGCGTTTGTGTGGCGGCACACACCCGAACAGAGTTGCGTACCTACAACCGAAGATGAGATCCCGTCTCAGAGCGTGGAGTCACGCGAACTCGCGAAGGATCTTCGTAAGCACGGGTTCCGTTTCGTCGGGCCAGTCACCGCATTCGCGCTCATGTGTGCAGTCGGGATGGTCGACGCCCACGTCACGTCGTCCCACCTACGTGGCGTGTGCGGTCTGCGCGACGCCGCCGGCCAGCTGACCGAAGATGGCAGGCGCTTTGTATACGAGCTAACCGCTACTTCTCGCTGA
- a CDS encoding glycine betaine ABC transporter substrate-binding protein, whose amino-acid sequence MNNETFQELNLKVDVEGQDPADVAYDWMVEEGFISEK is encoded by the coding sequence ATGAACAACGAGACCTTCCAGGAGTTGAACCTCAAGGTCGACGTTGAGGGCCAGGATCCGGCGGATGTGGCTTATGACTGGATGGTCGAAGAGGGGTTCATCAGCGAGAAGTAG
- a CDS encoding lactonase family protein, whose translation MSTTYTYVACRDEGSIEAYVLDEAEGRLNRFAVIEGLDDVAVVTMDHRRGILYAAQGGSEHENPLLWVFTVVAGGRLALRGTAHLPRSVAYLAFDPTSGDEHPAVAGSVGRDGLLGASYFGDAVFRVMLDSQGLPQEGQPAWIDDAAGRAMNCVVPSPDGQHVYAASLGDDRLVMYRRGASGEPPLVRAGAVNVAEGSGPRHVMVHPDGTYVALLTEMSGEVSTFHRDAETGELAEFARVRIDEPEDQLAPGVARDSGDAGLAEGVEVPERPMWAGALMHARNASYILATERTTSALTVFDTGAQPRRRARTRTEERPRAAAVAPGRELVLVGGELSGHISVYRITEHGVLNPTQRVATGAGPSAFEFYRQ comes from the coding sequence ATGTCGACGACGTATACGTATGTTGCGTGCCGTGACGAGGGCAGCATCGAGGCCTATGTTTTGGATGAGGCTGAGGGCCGACTGAACCGTTTCGCGGTCATCGAGGGCCTTGATGATGTCGCTGTTGTGACGATGGATCATCGTCGCGGGATTTTGTATGCGGCGCAGGGCGGCTCCGAGCATGAGAACCCGCTGTTGTGGGTTTTCACTGTGGTGGCTGGCGGCCGTTTGGCGTTGCGTGGGACTGCGCATTTGCCGCGTTCGGTTGCGTATTTGGCGTTTGATCCGACGTCGGGGGATGAGCATCCGGCGGTCGCTGGTTCGGTGGGCCGGGATGGCTTGCTGGGGGCGAGCTATTTCGGGGATGCGGTGTTCCGTGTCATGTTGGATTCCCAGGGTTTGCCTCAGGAGGGGCAACCGGCGTGGATCGATGATGCGGCTGGCCGTGCGATGAATTGCGTGGTGCCGTCGCCTGATGGCCAGCATGTGTATGCGGCGAGCCTGGGCGATGACCGTTTGGTGATGTATCGCCGGGGCGCCTCTGGTGAGCCGCCGTTGGTGCGCGCGGGTGCAGTGAATGTTGCTGAGGGTTCTGGTCCGCGGCATGTGATGGTTCATCCGGATGGCACGTATGTTGCGTTGTTGACGGAGATGAGCGGTGAGGTTTCCACGTTCCATCGCGACGCCGAGACGGGCGAGTTGGCTGAGTTCGCGCGGGTTCGCATTGATGAGCCGGAGGATCAGCTTGCCCCGGGTGTCGCCCGCGATAGCGGCGACGCTGGCTTGGCAGAGGGCGTTGAGGTTCCGGAGCGCCCTATGTGGGCGGGTGCGCTGATGCATGCGCGTAACGCGAGCTATATTTTGGCCACCGAGCGCACGACGAGCGCGTTGACTGTGTTTGATACGGGGGCTCAGCCTCGCCGTAGGGCTAGGACGCGGACGGAGGAGCGTCCGCGTGCGGCTGCTGTTGCGCCGGGCCGTGAGCTGGTTTTGGTGGGCGGCGAGCTTTCGGGACACATCAGTGTGTACCGGATCACCGAGCATGGGGTTTTGAACCCGACGCAGCGCGTCGCGACGGGCGCTGGGCCGTCTGCGTTCGAGTTCTATCGTCAGTAA
- a CDS encoding HpcH/HpaI aldolase/citrate lyase family protein, translating into MPIRNIRAAALPAKLSRSWLLVNALKPEIFGKALASESDSVIFDMEAPIPEDQKEEARQNVVEALHAGMSGWVRVNPIRSEFWADDLKALQGAPGLRGVMLAETEKPEQVALTAMRLAAGTPVLALIESALGIENATAIASAPGTFRLAFGVNDFRKDTGAGGDPLALAYARGKLVVASRVGRLPGPIDGPSVPSADDAEVIEDCAVTSKMGMTGKLVLNVDQVDRVNAGLSPSEDELKWAHELLDQHAEGAPMTDGSYLPRLKRAQKIAQLADSYGLWNA; encoded by the coding sequence ATGCCCATCCGTAATATTCGTGCTGCTGCTCTTCCGGCCAAGCTTTCGAGGTCTTGGCTGCTCGTCAACGCGTTGAAGCCTGAAATTTTCGGCAAGGCGTTGGCGTCTGAGTCTGATTCGGTGATTTTCGATATGGAGGCGCCGATTCCTGAGGATCAGAAGGAAGAGGCCCGCCAGAATGTCGTGGAGGCGTTGCATGCGGGGATGAGCGGTTGGGTTCGTGTGAACCCGATTCGTTCTGAGTTTTGGGCTGATGATTTGAAGGCTTTGCAGGGTGCTCCGGGTTTGCGTGGGGTGATGCTTGCGGAGACTGAGAAGCCTGAGCAGGTTGCGTTAACTGCGATGCGGTTGGCGGCTGGTACTCCGGTGTTGGCTTTGATTGAGTCGGCTTTGGGGATCGAGAATGCGACGGCGATCGCGTCTGCGCCGGGTACGTTCCGGTTGGCGTTCGGTGTGAATGATTTCCGTAAGGATACGGGTGCTGGTGGGGATCCGTTGGCGTTGGCCTATGCGCGCGGCAAGCTTGTGGTGGCTTCGCGTGTGGGGCGCTTGCCTGGCCCGATTGATGGTCCGTCGGTGCCTTCCGCTGACGATGCGGAGGTCATCGAGGATTGCGCGGTGACGTCGAAGATGGGTATGACGGGCAAGCTGGTTTTGAATGTTGATCAGGTTGACCGTGTGAACGCTGGGCTCTCACCGAGCGAAGATGAGCTGAAGTGGGCTCATGAGTTGTTGGATCAGCATGCTGAGGGCGCGCCGATGACGGACGGCTCGTATTTGCCTCGTTTGAAGCGTGCGCAGAAGATTGCGCAGCTCGCGGATTCGTATGGGTTGTGGAACGCCTGA
- a CDS encoding Cmx/CmrA family chloramphenicol efflux MFS transporter gives MPFALYLLALVVFAMGTSEFMLAGLVPDISTYFGVPVGTAGLLTSAFAAGMVIGAPAMAALTRRLPVKSTLLGCVTVFAAAHVVGALTPDFTVLFITRVIAAIVNAGFLAVALGAATKLVAPNAKGRAVSILLAGTTVATVAGVPAGAVLGTALGWQSTFWAIALLCVPAAIGIAAGFTTQAGDTSEKDSSSLRMELAQLASPRLVLTMMLAALVNAGTFATLTFLAPIVTGTADLSQWWVSVALVLFGVGSFIGVTVAGRLADARPRVVIMGGGSVLVLGWVALALFATNPVALLGLVFAQGVLGFAVGSTLITRVLYAAAGAPTMAGSYATAALNVGAAVGPILAAAALGVIPGALGPVWVAVTTTAAALLLTIPLLRLIAPAESEVVK, from the coding sequence ATGCCTTTCGCTCTCTATCTTCTTGCCCTGGTGGTCTTCGCCATGGGTACTTCCGAGTTCATGCTCGCCGGCCTCGTGCCCGACATTTCCACATACTTCGGCGTTCCCGTGGGGACAGCTGGTCTCCTGACATCGGCATTCGCCGCGGGCATGGTGATCGGCGCACCTGCGATGGCCGCCCTCACTCGTCGCCTCCCCGTGAAATCGACACTCTTGGGTTGCGTGACTGTATTCGCGGCGGCTCATGTCGTCGGGGCGCTGACGCCCGACTTCACTGTTCTGTTCATCACGCGCGTGATCGCCGCGATTGTCAACGCAGGCTTCTTGGCGGTCGCACTGGGCGCGGCGACGAAACTCGTGGCACCCAACGCCAAAGGTCGGGCCGTATCGATTCTGCTGGCGGGCACCACCGTCGCAACCGTCGCCGGCGTCCCCGCGGGTGCCGTACTTGGTACGGCCCTTGGCTGGCAGTCGACGTTCTGGGCGATCGCTCTCCTCTGCGTCCCCGCTGCGATCGGCATTGCCGCGGGCTTCACCACTCAAGCTGGCGACACGTCCGAGAAGGATTCGTCCTCGCTGCGGATGGAGTTGGCGCAGCTTGCCTCTCCGCGCCTCGTTCTGACGATGATGCTGGCTGCCCTGGTGAATGCCGGCACCTTCGCAACGCTGACCTTCCTTGCGCCGATCGTTACGGGAACCGCCGACCTGAGCCAGTGGTGGGTGTCGGTGGCGCTTGTGCTCTTCGGCGTCGGTTCCTTCATCGGCGTCACCGTTGCGGGACGGCTCGCTGACGCCCGACCTCGCGTCGTCATCATGGGCGGTGGAAGCGTCCTTGTACTCGGCTGGGTCGCCTTGGCGCTCTTCGCGACGAACCCCGTTGCCCTGCTCGGGCTCGTTTTCGCTCAGGGTGTGTTGGGGTTCGCTGTCGGCAGCACGCTGATTACGCGAGTGCTCTATGCGGCGGCGGGTGCACCCACCATGGCGGGTTCGTACGCGACCGCGGCACTCAACGTCGGCGCAGCAGTCGGTCCCATACTTGCCGCTGCCGCGCTCGGCGTGATACCCGGTGCGCTCGGGCCCGTTTGGGTGGCCGTCACCACGACCGCAGCGGCATTGCTGCTCACCATTCCCCTTCTCCGGCTGATCGCGCCCGCCGAGAGCGAAGTGGTCAAGTGA
- a CDS encoding IS481 family transposase produces MTHANSPLTVEGRRRLIERCRSRPLAHVAAEMGISRATASKWVTRYRKFGQLGLLDRSSAPIRQPSATPGETLARIEELRREHKWSASRITFELHGDGVAISRRTVTRHLAELGLNRRRFIDPNGETNRQVQTITAKHPGHMVHLDVKKVGRIPNGGGWRAHGKGSPEARAAARARTRGARAGYAYLHSAIDGHTRLAYTESLENERATTAVSFLNRARVWFAAHGITRIERIITDNGACYRSAAFAAALNGAEHRRTKPYTPKHNGKVERYNRILAEEFLYARTWNSEDQREKALETWNLHYNYHRPHGVHDGKPPASATPLRVNNVLASYI; encoded by the coding sequence GTGACGCACGCTAACTCGCCCTTGACAGTCGAAGGCCGTCGCCGACTCATTGAGCGCTGCCGCTCTCGACCCCTCGCGCATGTCGCCGCAGAGATGGGCATCTCCCGCGCAACCGCATCGAAGTGGGTAACCCGGTACCGCAAGTTCGGTCAACTCGGCCTGCTTGACCGCTCATCTGCTCCAATCCGGCAGCCAAGCGCGACACCTGGCGAGACGCTAGCGCGAATCGAGGAACTACGGCGCGAGCACAAGTGGTCAGCATCCCGCATCACCTTCGAACTGCATGGAGATGGCGTTGCGATCAGTCGGCGCACCGTCACTCGGCACCTAGCCGAGCTCGGCCTGAACCGCCGTCGATTCATCGACCCAAACGGCGAGACGAACCGGCAAGTGCAGACGATCACGGCAAAGCATCCCGGGCACATGGTGCATCTCGACGTCAAGAAAGTCGGACGCATCCCCAACGGCGGTGGTTGGCGGGCTCATGGCAAAGGCAGCCCTGAGGCTCGTGCCGCCGCCCGAGCGAGAACCCGCGGGGCACGCGCCGGGTACGCCTACCTCCATTCCGCAATCGACGGGCACACCCGCCTGGCATACACTGAATCGCTCGAGAACGAACGGGCCACCACCGCCGTCTCGTTCCTGAACCGCGCCCGGGTGTGGTTCGCCGCTCACGGCATCACCCGGATCGAGCGAATCATCACCGACAATGGCGCTTGCTACCGCTCCGCGGCATTCGCCGCCGCTCTGAATGGCGCGGAGCACCGCCGTACGAAGCCCTACACGCCCAAGCACAACGGGAAAGTCGAACGCTACAACCGCATCCTCGCTGAAGAGTTCCTGTACGCAAGGACCTGGAACTCAGAAGACCAGCGCGAGAAAGCGCTGGAAACCTGGAACCTGCACTACAACTACCACCGGCCCCACGGTGTGCATGACGGGAAGCCGCCCGCATCCGCGACACCATTACGCGTCAACAACGTCCTGGCCTCATACATCTAA
- a CDS encoding recombinase family protein translates to MGHNKQEQTTEPLRAVVYVRISDDPEGSERGVDRQEVDCRAYAAAHGWEVAAVFRENDTSAFKQRTITLPSGERVRRVIRPQFRAMLKHLGTGEAQVMVAYDLDRAVRDPRDLEDLIDAKVLGGFTVRSVTGSLRLDV, encoded by the coding sequence ATGGGCCACAACAAGCAAGAACAAACCACGGAGCCTTTGCGGGCAGTGGTGTACGTCAGGATCAGCGACGATCCCGAGGGTAGCGAGCGTGGCGTTGACCGGCAGGAGGTCGACTGTCGCGCTTACGCCGCTGCGCACGGGTGGGAAGTAGCGGCGGTGTTTCGTGAGAACGACACGTCAGCGTTCAAGCAGCGTACGATCACGTTGCCGTCGGGTGAGCGGGTGCGGCGAGTGATCCGGCCCCAGTTCCGCGCCATGCTCAAACACTTGGGCACTGGTGAGGCGCAGGTGATGGTCGCCTACGACCTGGATCGTGCGGTACGCGACCCGAGAGACTTGGAGGACTTGATCGACGCGAAAGTCCTCGGCGGGTTCACTGTCCGCTCGGTAACCGGCTCACTACGGTTAGATGTATGA
- the mobF gene encoding MobF family relaxase: protein MTAGDGYRYLLNAVVAGDGDRDASSALTRYYLEAGTPPGIWLGAGLPGLAGEIAVGASVSEEQLRRLMGHGQDPNSGEQLGRPYRKFATAGERTQRRLDQLPKSLTAGERAAQQALIEAEEAQKPTNAPVAGFDLTFSVPKSVSTLWAVADGGTQALVAQAHHAAIRDVIALLERDVAMTRVGAKGPRGAVAQVDVRGVIATAYDHYDSRAADPQLHTHVVIANRVQAVDDGKWRTLDSRAIHAAVTGLSEHYNAVLSDHLTQILGVGWEARDRGAGRSTAWEIVGVPQELMDEFSSRTRDIEQVKDRLVDEYVSKHGRQPSPKLVWQFRQQATLETRPPKQQHSLSDLTSQWRERATTLLGEDAPTWASALLAGSEQEPLLRADDIPLEDLEQVAEVVVQQVGDRRATWKRWNLHAEAIRQTMDLRFASANDRDAITQQIVDAAERVSLRLTPPELATSSSRFRRADGSSVFRPKGGTVFSSEQVLAAEDRLLAASNDRSAPTVPLAWIEDAARTKNRDGHTLSVDQEQAIAKIGVSGRVLDVLVGPAGTGKTTTMRALRRAWERRYGQGSVTGLAPSAAAADVLAGDLEIGTENTAKWLHEHRLGKWNLTRGQLVIIDEASLGGTFALDAITSHAQQVGAKVLLVGDWAQLAAVDAGGAFGMLVRDRGDAPELVDVRRFKNDWEKQASLQLRIGDTDVIDTYIAHERVTPGGYDEILEAAYQAWRTDLAAGKSTVLIAETLDTVSALNTRARTDRILQGDVAVDGIKLHDGNEASRGDLIITRENNRRLSLGRSWVKNGDRWNVAHANDDGSLTVRRAGSRRRTTITLPASYVVEHVDLG from the coding sequence ATGACCGCTGGGGACGGGTACCGGTACCTGCTGAACGCAGTTGTCGCTGGCGACGGGGATCGCGATGCGTCGTCAGCGCTGACAAGGTACTACCTTGAAGCAGGAACGCCTCCCGGCATCTGGCTCGGGGCCGGCCTCCCAGGACTCGCCGGAGAGATCGCCGTCGGTGCCTCGGTGAGCGAGGAGCAGTTACGGCGCCTCATGGGGCACGGGCAGGATCCGAACAGTGGCGAGCAACTGGGGCGCCCGTACCGGAAGTTCGCGACCGCGGGCGAGCGGACGCAGCGCCGCCTCGATCAGCTCCCGAAGTCCCTCACCGCAGGTGAGCGTGCCGCGCAGCAAGCGCTGATCGAGGCGGAGGAGGCACAGAAGCCGACCAATGCGCCGGTCGCGGGGTTCGACCTCACGTTCTCGGTGCCGAAGTCCGTGTCGACCCTCTGGGCAGTTGCCGATGGCGGAACTCAGGCACTCGTCGCTCAAGCCCATCACGCCGCGATCCGAGACGTGATCGCCCTGCTTGAGCGCGACGTCGCGATGACCAGGGTCGGCGCGAAAGGGCCGCGCGGAGCTGTCGCGCAAGTCGACGTGCGGGGTGTGATTGCGACCGCCTACGATCATTACGATTCCCGCGCCGCGGATCCGCAACTCCACACGCACGTCGTGATCGCCAACCGCGTCCAAGCCGTCGATGACGGGAAGTGGCGCACGCTCGATTCCCGCGCTATCCACGCCGCCGTCACGGGCCTATCGGAGCATTACAACGCCGTCCTCTCCGACCATCTCACCCAGATCCTCGGCGTCGGGTGGGAAGCCCGCGACCGCGGAGCCGGACGCTCCACTGCGTGGGAGATCGTCGGCGTGCCGCAAGAGCTGATGGATGAGTTCTCTTCCCGCACACGCGATATCGAGCAGGTCAAAGACCGGCTGGTCGACGAGTACGTCTCGAAGCATGGCAGGCAGCCATCCCCGAAGCTGGTGTGGCAGTTCCGGCAGCAGGCCACGCTCGAGACCCGGCCCCCGAAGCAGCAGCACTCCCTCAGCGACCTCACCTCCCAGTGGCGAGAACGCGCGACCACGTTGCTGGGTGAGGACGCGCCAACCTGGGCGTCGGCACTGCTCGCCGGTAGTGAGCAGGAACCGTTGCTGCGGGCGGACGATATCCCGTTGGAAGATCTCGAGCAGGTCGCCGAGGTTGTGGTGCAGCAGGTAGGTGACCGGCGGGCGACGTGGAAACGGTGGAACCTTCACGCGGAGGCGATACGGCAGACGATGGATCTTCGCTTCGCGTCCGCGAACGACCGGGACGCTATCACCCAGCAGATCGTCGATGCCGCTGAACGGGTCTCGCTGCGTCTCACCCCGCCCGAGCTCGCGACGAGTTCATCGCGGTTTCGCCGTGCGGACGGGTCGAGCGTGTTCCGACCCAAAGGCGGAACGGTGTTCTCCTCCGAGCAGGTGCTCGCGGCAGAAGACCGGCTCCTTGCCGCGTCGAATGATCGATCGGCGCCGACCGTGCCGCTGGCATGGATTGAGGACGCCGCCAGAACGAAGAACCGCGACGGGCACACCCTGTCGGTGGATCAGGAGCAGGCGATCGCGAAGATCGGCGTCTCCGGCCGCGTCCTCGACGTCCTCGTCGGCCCCGCAGGGACCGGGAAGACCACGACGATGCGTGCCCTGCGCCGCGCCTGGGAGCGACGCTACGGGCAGGGCTCGGTGACCGGGCTCGCACCCTCTGCCGCTGCCGCCGACGTCCTCGCCGGGGATCTGGAGATCGGTACGGAGAACACGGCGAAGTGGCTGCATGAGCATCGCCTCGGGAAATGGAACCTCACGCGCGGGCAGCTCGTCATCATCGACGAAGCCTCGCTCGGTGGCACGTTCGCGCTCGACGCCATCACCAGCCACGCCCAGCAGGTCGGCGCGAAAGTGCTGCTCGTGGGCGATTGGGCGCAACTCGCCGCCGTCGACGCGGGCGGCGCGTTCGGGATGCTCGTGCGTGATCGCGGCGACGCCCCGGAACTGGTCGATGTGCGCCGCTTCAAGAACGACTGGGAGAAGCAGGCGTCCCTGCAGTTGCGGATCGGCGACACCGACGTCATCGATACCTACATTGCGCACGAGCGCGTTACGCCGGGCGGATATGACGAGATCCTCGAAGCCGCCTACCAAGCCTGGCGCACAGACCTCGCAGCGGGAAAGAGTACGGTGCTGATCGCGGAAACCCTCGACACGGTCTCCGCGCTCAACACCCGCGCCCGCACCGACCGAATCCTCCAGGGCGACGTCGCCGTGGACGGTATCAAGCTTCACGACGGCAATGAGGCGTCTCGCGGAGATCTCATCATCACACGGGAGAACAATCGGCGCCTCTCGCTCGGGCGAAGCTGGGTGAAAAACGGCGACCGCTGGAACGTCGCCCATGCGAACGACGACGGATCCCTCACCGTACGGCGGGCAGGGTCACGGCGTCGCACCACGATCACGCTGCCCGCGAGCTACGTCGTCGAGCACGTCGACCTGGGCTAG
- a CDS encoding TetR/AcrR family transcriptional regulator C-terminal domain-containing protein: MAQKQARLDRAAVLRGARHVLNNTGIDGFTTRALAAHLRVQQPALYWHFRTKAHLLGSLAADVLDREHHASLPESGERWDDFLLRNARSFRTALLAVRDGARLHAEFHRQKSDQMPAGSDAPESQIEFLVSEGFAEGSAVRALMAISRYTVGFVLEEQTALDNGCEPVDQDLDFEFGLVAMVEGLASKR, encoded by the coding sequence ATGGCTCAGAAACAAGCGCGACTCGATCGTGCAGCAGTCTTGCGCGGTGCGAGGCATGTGCTCAATAACACGGGGATCGACGGTTTCACCACGCGGGCGCTGGCTGCGCATCTGCGGGTGCAGCAGCCAGCGCTCTACTGGCACTTTCGGACAAAGGCCCACCTGCTCGGATCGCTCGCAGCTGATGTGCTTGATCGCGAACACCACGCCTCACTCCCAGAGTCAGGGGAGCGCTGGGACGACTTTCTCCTGCGCAACGCGCGGAGCTTCCGGACAGCGCTTCTGGCAGTCCGGGATGGAGCACGGCTGCACGCAGAGTTTCACCGTCAAAAGAGTGACCAGATGCCAGCGGGCTCGGATGCCCCCGAAAGTCAGATCGAGTTTCTCGTGTCCGAAGGATTCGCTGAGGGCTCTGCGGTCCGAGCTCTCATGGCTATCAGCCGCTATACGGTCGGTTTCGTACTAGAAGAACAAACAGCGCTCGACAACGGATGTGAGCCTGTCGATCAAGACCTAGATTTCGAGTTCGGGTTAGTTGCAATGGTTGAAGGGCTGGCATCAAAGCGATGA